From one Lolium rigidum isolate FL_2022 chromosome 4, APGP_CSIRO_Lrig_0.1, whole genome shotgun sequence genomic stretch:
- the LOC124708437 gene encoding serine carboxypeptidase 2-like: MNTVIHRRPLLALVAVLTFLLRAVATAAASGHAADRIDRLPGQPAVDFDMYSGYITVEQSAGRSLFYLLQEAPEEAQPAPLVLWLNGGPGCSSIAYGASEELGAFRIKPRGAGLFLNDYRWNKVANILFLDSPAGVGFSYTNTTSDLYTSGDNRTAHDSYRFLGEWFEKFPHYKYRDFYIAGESYAGHYVPELSQLIHRRNKGVNKPIINFKGFMVGNGLIDDYHDHRGKFQFWWNHGLVSDDTYRLLNDACLHDSTVHPSHACAAALNIYKGEHGNIDLYSIYTPTCNETAASRRRPNGRYPWMTGSYDPCTERYSTAYYNRLDVQRALHANVTGAINYTWATCSNTINRNWRDAPSSMLPIYKELIGAGLRIWVFSCYQGCNPIEMVTCKKTV, translated from the exons ATGAATACAGTGATCCACCGTAGGCCCCTGCTAGCTCTAGTAGCGGTGTTGACGTTCCTTCTCCGAGCAGTAGCGACGGCGGCCGCGAGTGGCCATGCCGCGGACCGCATCGACCGTCTGCCGGGACAGCCGGCGGTGGACTTCGACATGTACTCCGGGTACATCACGGTGGAGCAGAGCGCCGGACGGTCGCTGTTCTACCTGCTGCAGGAAGCGCCCGAGGAGGCCCAGCCGGCGCCGCTGGTGCTCTGGCTCAACGGCGGGCCCGGCTGCTCCTCCATCGCCTACGGCGCCTCCGAGGAGCTCGGCGCCTTCCGCATCAAGCCGCGTGGCGCGGGGCTGTTCTTGAACGACTACCGGTGGAACAAAG TGGCGAACATCCTCTTCTTGGACTCGCCAGCCGGCGTCGGGTTCTCGTACACCAACACCACCTCCGACCTCTACACCTCAGGCGACAACAGAACAG CTCATGACTCCTACCGTTTCTTGGGGGAATGGTTCGAGAAGTTCCCGCATTATAAGTACCGTGATTTCTACATTGCTGGGGAGAGCTATGCAG GGCATTATGTCCCGGAGTTATCCCAGCTCATCCACAGGAGAAACAAGGGCGTCAACAAACCCATCATCAACTTCAAAGGCTTCATG GTCGGAAATGGTCTAATCGACGACTACCATGACCACCGTGGCAAGTTCCAGTTCTGGTGGAACCACGGGCTGGTCTCCGATGACACATACCGCCTCCTCAACGACGCCTGCCTCCATGATTCAACCGTCCATCCATCGCATGCGTGCGCTGCCGCGCTCAACATCTACAAGGGCGAGCACGGCAACATCGACTTGTACAGCATCTACACACCCACCTGCAACGAGACGGCGGCGAGCCGACGGCGGCCAAATGGACGCTAC CCCTGGATGACCGGATCGTATGACCCGTGCACGGAACGATACTCCACGGCGTATTACAACCGGCTGGATGTGCAGAGGGCTCTCCACGCCAACGTGACCGGCGCCATAAACTACACCTGGGCGACCTGCAG TAACACCATCAATAGAAACTGGCGTGATGCTCCGAGCTCCATGCTTCCTATTTACAAAGAGCTTATTGGAGCTGGTCTAAGGATATGGGTCTTCAG